In one Prosthecochloris aestuarii DSM 271 genomic region, the following are encoded:
- a CDS encoding metal ABC transporter ATP-binding protein, with product MKREIVQVIDLSVDIGGSAVLQHVSLVVYEGDFLAIVGPNGGGKTTLLRVILGLQKVSGGSVKVFGQAPATVRERVGYVPQRLFFDRDFPVTVQDVVLMGRLSKKRMFARYNRRDLDMAGEVLDTVGLLSLKNRSVGGLSGGELQRLLIGRALMGEPDLLLLDEPTASIDPEMKTSIYDLLNSLKERMTIILVTHDTGAISRHVSRIACLNCSMVMHDNAEITGRDLQQIYPYPVDMLVHDDPQIKTLKKH from the coding sequence ATGAAGCGTGAAATTGTTCAGGTTATTGATCTGTCGGTCGATATCGGAGGAAGTGCAGTGCTTCAGCATGTATCACTGGTCGTCTATGAAGGAGATTTTCTCGCGATTGTTGGGCCAAACGGCGGAGGAAAGACAACGCTGTTGCGCGTGATTCTTGGCCTGCAGAAGGTCAGCGGAGGCAGTGTCAAGGTTTTTGGTCAAGCCCCTGCAACGGTTCGTGAACGTGTCGGTTATGTGCCTCAGCGGTTGTTTTTCGACCGAGACTTTCCTGTTACGGTTCAGGATGTCGTGCTGATGGGACGGCTTTCGAAAAAAAGGATGTTTGCCCGCTACAACCGCAGAGACCTCGATATGGCAGGAGAGGTCCTCGATACGGTAGGGCTGCTCTCTCTGAAAAACCGTTCTGTAGGTGGCCTGTCGGGTGGCGAGCTGCAACGTCTTCTTATAGGCAGAGCTCTTATGGGGGAGCCGGACCTCTTGCTGCTTGACGAGCCGACTGCCAGTATCGATCCTGAGATGAAAACATCGATTTACGATCTTCTCAACAGTCTGAAAGAGCGAATGACCATTATCCTGGTTACGCACGATACAGGGGCTATAAGTCGTCATGTTTCACGCATAGCCTGCCTGAACTGTTCTATGGTGATGCACGACAACGCAGAAATAACCGGGCGGGACCTGCAGCAAATCTATCCCTATCCGGTTGACATGCTCGTGCATGATGACCCTCAAATCAAAACCCTGAAAAAACATTGA
- a CDS encoding metal ABC transporter permease, with product MPEILQYEFMRNAILAALFSSIACGIIGSYVVVNKIGFISGGIAHAAFGGIGLGYYLGINPLFGLVPFSLLSAMGIGLLSRKANVSEDTAIGAFWAAGMAIGVIFIGLTPGYAPNLFSYLFGNILTVPSSDLLMILALDVVIVVSVFLLFKEFLALSFDEEYAEVSGVKTTLVYLLLLGLIALTVVILVRIVGIVMVIALLTIPAAIARRFSRNLLSMMVLASLFSALFCLGGLWISYLLDIASGASIILIAAAVFLAVHLFKGEAGSR from the coding sequence ATGCCAGAGATCCTTCAGTACGAGTTTATGCGCAATGCTATTCTGGCAGCTCTCTTTTCCAGTATAGCCTGTGGTATTATCGGCAGTTATGTGGTTGTCAATAAGATAGGTTTTATCAGTGGAGGTATCGCCCATGCCGCTTTTGGAGGTATAGGTCTTGGGTACTATCTCGGCATCAATCCACTGTTCGGGCTTGTGCCGTTCAGCTTGCTCTCGGCCATGGGTATCGGGTTGCTGAGCAGGAAAGCCAATGTGTCGGAAGATACGGCGATCGGTGCGTTCTGGGCGGCAGGAATGGCTATCGGGGTTATTTTTATCGGATTGACTCCCGGCTATGCTCCAAATCTGTTCAGCTACCTGTTTGGCAATATTCTGACCGTTCCCTCGTCTGATCTTCTGATGATCCTTGCTCTTGATGTCGTCATCGTCGTGTCGGTTTTTCTGCTGTTCAAGGAGTTTCTCGCTCTTTCCTTCGATGAAGAGTATGCGGAAGTGTCGGGGGTAAAAACGACGCTGGTCTATCTGCTGCTGCTCGGTCTGATTGCGCTGACGGTTGTCATTCTCGTGCGGATCGTGGGTATTGTTATGGTCATTGCTCTACTGACGATCCCGGCTGCTATTGCCCGGCGCTTCAGCAGGAATCTTCTGTCCATGATGGTGCTTGCCTCTTTGTTTTCTGCGCTTTTCTGCCTCGGAGGTTTATGGATATCCTATCTTCTCGACATTGCTT